A single Anopheles arabiensis isolate DONGOLA chromosome 2, AaraD3, whole genome shotgun sequence DNA region contains:
- the LOC120895820 gene encoding uncharacterized protein LOC120895820 isoform X2 — protein sequence MDSCSSYRTEDSGKDVQLEQPKCSKRRGKQLLNVNCCTTSKKQSAFRRCRPGDGFSGTKSSHLKPYNAFTPLSELRQQISILVPGQSSLCNSFEANQSFPGIGRRCIRYGGPLTRAAFVSAINSPVRLSWDSMANMDRVRVDGSNGVRFTAFRPKGGCFPHGVPSPYNNSYIASASESIGRLPKSDINPNKAVFTIDSKTSRILIVNRNACELLGYNSKELCEMEFTSLLFNKSKMHVSALAEGQLNSEDGTVIILSGKVVELCTKYDKNVAVSLWVRQIDTEGQRCLAVAEPVERRVAQLVVDQNGYIVSGDNEALILFQLDSVEKFGGMDVALLIPAIQLPDPDTSLIAKHIRKQKATGKTQDGVSFPLCLLISHHETGTDTTDSGVSNPNALLYLITIWVYTNLSGLLVIDENSVIESCNHHFSMLMFGIPQSKTIGEHITKLIPNFGQETDCLTRSRNATLSSLDNDESETETDHVELENSKEGFLSGALNDIRTSQCDATVSPVKEPRKVCLDFTNASHPGKRSFNSSVAVMNTLPVAGSMADGSRIDQAPVASGSENATDEPGNQFSIVVMSENAYYVEDNSENNRNFANVSNAQNNHALKPCTTSAFASTPAASAAAAVVTAATGATPPSTATATVSSNSSALVAGDKEVVNKCSSVLVSEDYANLPESDLLTPVNENSLCMNLLNSKNVSINETKSPLYTSEDINVALLKDSTPASAPPVMVTPRFIKPYELAKGGAGSLVTSTPDQHKRHSAGGIADIIRQMGNAGKRLSYVDGKYRGEAIHYDGNVIDIIYTISSQMLPCGRKVYCIWISRDPESSYNNLEEANVTLTFNSITSTIDNSLGQPSKIANATAAAVTVSQSRPNSVSLVSQCEEEQVFGEYNKHYTTIKQIGKGAYGYVKLSYRNTDRLLVISKFILKEKLCSNFMITTEDRKEIPMEIYLLTHVKHPNIVTVFDVFENEKFFQLVMEVHGSGMDLFEFIDRRPAMTEKLGCYIFRQIANAVDYLHSLNILHRDIKDENIIIDQHFHVKLIDFGSATFMQEGKLFSTFYGTTEYCSPEVLAGNKYAGPELEMWSLGVTLYVLMFFENPFLDIEETLKSELIIPQEISPELEYVLLSLLDKNPKTRITMKQLICTEWLTQEINPSAFNFAHIVPCEPYEVNPEKYFNGQIYSSQTGLSTSPHSLSLVDDEDEGDDEEEDEPHAHIDDSFVDPDELQDDDICPLTHDDEKLPERSYELYSGRETHAAGTILAKGIQNLSLQEPSTCNNHSSTIDTTAAVSGVIGTDLAKQARGKKGQLRAEMQQRSGHHALLGMGTDALTAIDQVPTSTNRTKCVDGMVMSYGVKQTKLQQYYCKEEPMHNYEQVVAMVPQIKLEAVGKEDENDLLIDTDYDNDTFEEDIDDR from the exons atggatAG TTGCAGCAGCTATCGAACGGAAGACAGCGGCAAAGATGTGCAGCTCGAGCAGCCAAAATGCAGCAAAAGAAGAGGGAAGCAGCTCCTGAACGTAAACTGTTGTACTACTAGCAAAAAGCAATCCGCATTCCGTCGGTGCCGTCCAGGTGATGGATTTAGTGGCACCAAATCATCTCATCTTAAGCCATATAATGCATTCACCCCGTTAAGCGAGCTAAG aCAACAAATCTCCATCCTCGTCCCAGGACAGAGCAGTTTGTGCAACTCGTtcgaagcaaaccaaagctTTCCGGGCATCGGCAGAAGGTGCATCCGGTACGGTGGGCCTCTTACTCGAGCTGCTTTCGTAAGTGCAATAAACTCGCCCGTACGGTTGAGCTGGGACTCGATGGCAAACATGGACCGGGTGCGAGTGGACGGTTCTAATGGAGTCCGATTCACGGCCTTCCGTCCGAAGGGAGGATGCTTCCCGCATGGTGTACCCTCACCGTACAACAACTCGTACATTGCATCGGCGTCGGAATCGATTGGCCGGCTGCCAAAGAGTGATATCAATCCAAACAAGGCGGTCTTCACGATCGACTCGAAAACATCCCGTATACTGATCGTCAATCGCAATGCTTGCGAGCTGCTCGGATACAACTCGAAAGAGCTGTGTGAGATGGAGTTTACCAGCCTGCTGTTTAACAAAAGCAAGATGCACGTGTCTGCTTTAGCGGAGGGCCAGTTGAACAGTGAAGATGGGACGGTGATAATCCTGAGCGGAAAAGTGGTCGAGCTGTGCACAAAGTACGACAAAAACGTGGCAGTTTCGCTTTGGGTTAGGCAAATCGACACCGAAGGCCAGAGATGTCTAGCGGTGGCGGAGCCGGTAGAGAGGAGGGTGGCCCAGCTGGTGGTCGATCAAAACGGTTACATTGTATCTGGTGACAATGAAGCGCTGATACTGTTCCAGCTGGATTCGGTGGAGAAATTTGGAGGAATGGATGTAGCGCTGCTGATACCGGCCATTCAACTTCCAGACCCGGACACAAGCCTCATAGCGAAGCATATCAGAAAGCAGAAGGCTACGGGCAAGACGCAGGACGGAGTATCGTTTCCACTGTGTTTACTGATATCCCACCACGAAACTGGCACCGATACGACGGACAGTGGGGTGTCGAATCCAAACGCACTGCTATACCTGATCACAATCTGGGTGTACACAAACCTGTCGGGGCTGCTGGTGATCGATGAGAATTCGGTAATAGAATCGTGCAATCATCACTTTTCTATGCTGATGTTTGGCATCCCACAGAGCAAGACCATTGGGGAGCACATAACGAAGCTGATTCCCAACTTTGGCCAAGAGACCGATTGCTTGACCAGAAGTCGTAACGCAACGCTGTCGTCCCTAGACAACGACGAGTCGGAAACGGAAACTGATCACGTGGAGCTGGAAAACAGCAAGGAAGGATTCCTGTCCGGCGCTCTGAATGACATACGAACATCGCAGTGCGATGCGACCGTCAGTCCTGTGAAGGAGCCGCGCAAGGTTTGCTTAGATTTTACGAACGCCTCGCATCCCGGTAAACGATCATTCAACAGTTCGGTTGCTGTAATGAATACGCTACCAGTGGCAGGGTCGATGGCCGATGGATCACGCATCGATCAGGCACCCGTCGCAAGCGGCAGTGAAAACGCTACAGACGAGCCGGGAAATCAGTTCAGCATTGTGGTAATGTCGGAAAATGCCTACTACGTAGAGGATAATAGCGAGAACAATCGAAATTTTGCAAACGTTTCGAACGCACAAAACAACCATGCCTTAAAG CCGTGCACCACTTCCGCATTTGCGTCGAccccagcagcatcagcagcggcagcagtagtAACAGCTGCTACGGGAgccacaccaccatcaacagcaACTGCAACAGTATCGAGCAATTCATCTGCGCTAGTAGCAGGAGATAAAGAGGTAGTGAATAAGTGTAGCAGTGTCTTAGTATCGGAAGATTATGCAAATTTGCCGGAAAGCGATTTGCTCACGCCAGTCAACGAAAACTCACTATGTATGAATTTATTGAACTCGAAGAATGTGTCCATCAACGAAACCAAAAGCCCACTGTACACTTCGGAAGACATAAATGTGGCACTGCTGAAGGACAGCACACCGGCTAGCGCCCCACCGGTGATGGTAACGCCTCGGTTCATAAAGCCGTACGAGCTTGCCAAGGGGGGAGCAGGATCGCTAGTCACGTCCACGCCGGATCAGCACAAACGTCACTCGGCTGGCGGCATCGCCGACATTATCCGACAGATGGGAAATGCGGGCAAGCGACTGTCGTACGTCGATGGGAAGTATAGAGGAGAAGCGATACATTACGACGGGAATGTGATTGACATAATCTACACGATCTCGAGCCAGATGCTTCCCTGCGGCCGGAAGGTGTACTGCATTTGGATAAGTCGCGATCCAGAATCGTCCTACAACAATCTGGAGGAGGCGAATGTTACGCTTACGTTTAATAGCATTACCAGCACGATTGATAATTCGCTTGGCCAACCGAGCAAGATCGCGAATGCGACAGCGGCGGCCGTTACTGTTAGCCAGAGCAGACCGAACTCCGTGTCGTTGGTGTCGCAATGCGAGGAGGAGCAGGTCTTTGGAGAGTACAACAAACACTACACAACGATTAAGCAGATCGGTAAAGGTGCGTACGGGTACGTGAAGCTTAGCTACCGCAATACCGACCGCCTGTTGGTGATATCGAAGTTCATTCTGAAGGAGAAGCTGTGCTCCAATTTCATGATAACCACGGAGGATAGAAAGGAGATCCCGATGGAGATTTATCTGCTGACGCACGTGAAGCATCCCAACATCGTGACCGTGTTCGACGTGTTTGAAAACGAAAAGTTCTTCCAGCTCGTCATGGAAGTGCACGGTTCGGGGATGGACTTGTTCGAGTTTATCGACCGACGGCCGGCAATGACCGAGAAGCTTGGCTGCTACATTTTCCGTCAAATTGCCAACGCCGTCGATTACCTGCACTCACTGAACATTCTGCATCGCGACATCAAAGACGAAAACATCATCATAGATCAGCATTTCCATGTGAAGCTGATCGACTTCGGGTCGGCCACCTTCATGCAGGAAGGCAAGCTGTTTTCCACCTTCTACGGCACCACGGAGTACTGCAGTCCCGAGGTGTTGGCCGGGAACAAGTACGCCGGACCGGAGCTGGAAATGTGGTCCCTGGGCGTAACGCTGTATGTGCTGATGTTTTTCGAAAATCCCTTCCTGGACATCGAGGAAACGCTAAAGTCGGAACTGATCATACCGCAGGAGATCAGTCCCGAGCTGGAGTACGTGTTGCTGTCCCTGCTGGACAAGAACCCCAAAACGCGCATCACGATGAAGCAACTGATCTGCACGGAGTGGTTGACGCAAGAAATTAACCCAAGCGCATTCAACTTTGCCCACATAGTGCCCTGTGAACCGTACGAAGTGAACCCGGAAAAGTACTTCAACGGCCAGATATACTCGAGTCAAACCGGTCTGTCCACCTCACCGCATAGCTTATCGTTGGTGGATGATGAGGATGAAGGcgacgatgaggaggaggacgagccGCATGCTCACATAGACGATTCGTTTGTTGATCCGGATGAATTGCAGGACGATGACATTTGTCCATTGACGCACGACGACGAAAAGCTGCCAGAAAGATCATACG AACTGTACAGTGGACGCGAAACGCATGCTGCTGGAACGATATTGGCCAAAGGAATTCAGAATCTCTCCCTACAGGAACCTTCGACATGCAACAATCACAGCAGTACAATCGATACCACCGCGGCAGTGTCTGGCGTTATAGGTACAG ATCTGGCCAAGCAAGCGCGTGGAAAGAAGGGACAGCTACGGGCCGAAATGCAGCAACGGTCCGGACATCATGCGCTGCTGGGCATGGGCACGGATGCACTTACCGCGATCGATCAAGTGCCAACGTCCACCAATCGTACGAAATGCGTTGATGGGATGGTGATGAGCTACGGCGTAAAGCAAACGAAACTGCAGCAATACTACTGTAAAGAGGAGCCGATGCATAATTATGAACAGGTAGTGGCAATGGTGCCTCAGATCAAGCTGGAGGCGGTAGGAAAGGAAGATGAGAACGATCTCTTGATCGACACGGATTATGATAATGATACCTTCGAAGAGGACATCGATGATCGTTAA
- the LOC120895820 gene encoding uncharacterized protein LOC120895820 isoform X3 → MDSCSSYRTEDSGKDVQLEQPKCSKRRGKQLLNVNCCTTSKKQSAFRRCRPGDGFSGTKSSHLKPYNAFTPLSELRQQISILVPGQSSLCNSFEANQSFPGIGRRCIRYGGPLTRAAFVSAINSPVRLSWDSMANMDRVRVDGSNGVRFTAFRPKGGCFPHGVPSPYNNSYIASASESIGRLPKSDINPNKAVFTIDSKTSRILIVNRNACELLGYNSKELCEMEFTSLLFNKSKMHVSALAEGQLNSEDGTVIILSGKVVELCTKYDKNVAVSLWVRQIDTEGQRCLAVAEPVERRVAQLVVDQNGYIVSGDNEALILFQLDSVEKFGGMDVALLIPAIQLPDPDTSLIAKHIRKQKATGKTQDGVSFPLCLLISHHETGTDTTDSGVSNPNALLYLITIWVYTNLSGLLVIDENSVIESCNHHFSMLMFGIPQSKTIGEHITKLIPNFGQETDCLTRSRNATLSSLDNDESETETDHVELENSKEGFLSGALNDIRTSQCDATVSPVKEPRKVCLDFTNASHPGKRSFNSSVAVMNTLPVAGSMADGSRIDQAPVASGSENATDEPGNQFSIVVMSENAYYVEDNSENNRNFANVSNAQNNHALKPCTTSAFASTPAASAAAAVVTAATGATPPSTATATVSSNSSALVAGDKEVVNKCSSVLVSEDYANLPESDLLTPVNENSLCMNLLNSKNVSINETKSPLYTSEDINVALLKDSTPASAPPVMVTPRFIKPYELAKGGAGSLVTSTPDQHKRHSAGGIADIIRQMGNAGKRLSYVDGKYRGEAIHYDGNVIDIIYTISSQMLPCGRKVYCIWISRDPESSYNNLEEANVTLTFNSITSTIDNSLGQPSKIANATAAAVTVSQSRPNSVSLVSQCEEEQVFGEYNKHYTTIKQIGKGAYGYVKLSYRNTDRLLVISKFILKEKLCSNFMITTEDRKEIPMEIYLLTHVKHPNIVTVFDVFENEKFFQLVMEVHGSGMDLFEFIDRRPAMTEKLGCYIFRQIANAVDYLHSLNILHRDIKDENIIIDQHFHVKLIDFGSATFMQEGKLFSTFYGTTEYCSPEVLAGNKYAGPELEMWSLGVTLYVLMFFENPFLDIEETLKSELIIPQEISPELEYVLLSLLDKNPKTRITMKQLICTEWLTQEINPSAFNFAHIVPCEPYEVNPEKYFNGQIYSSQTGLSTSPHSLSLVDDEDEGDDEEEDEPHAHIDDSFVDPDELQDDDICPLTHDDEKLPERSYELYSGRETHAAGTILAKGIQNLSLQEPSTCNNHSSTIDTTAAVSGVIDLAKQARGKKGQLRAEMQQRSGHHALLGMGTDALTAIDQVPTSTNRTKCVDGMVMSYGVKQTKLQQYYCKEEPMHNYEQVVAMVPQIKLEAVGKEDENDLLIDTDYDNDTFEEDIDDR, encoded by the exons atggatAG TTGCAGCAGCTATCGAACGGAAGACAGCGGCAAAGATGTGCAGCTCGAGCAGCCAAAATGCAGCAAAAGAAGAGGGAAGCAGCTCCTGAACGTAAACTGTTGTACTACTAGCAAAAAGCAATCCGCATTCCGTCGGTGCCGTCCAGGTGATGGATTTAGTGGCACCAAATCATCTCATCTTAAGCCATATAATGCATTCACCCCGTTAAGCGAGCTAAG aCAACAAATCTCCATCCTCGTCCCAGGACAGAGCAGTTTGTGCAACTCGTtcgaagcaaaccaaagctTTCCGGGCATCGGCAGAAGGTGCATCCGGTACGGTGGGCCTCTTACTCGAGCTGCTTTCGTAAGTGCAATAAACTCGCCCGTACGGTTGAGCTGGGACTCGATGGCAAACATGGACCGGGTGCGAGTGGACGGTTCTAATGGAGTCCGATTCACGGCCTTCCGTCCGAAGGGAGGATGCTTCCCGCATGGTGTACCCTCACCGTACAACAACTCGTACATTGCATCGGCGTCGGAATCGATTGGCCGGCTGCCAAAGAGTGATATCAATCCAAACAAGGCGGTCTTCACGATCGACTCGAAAACATCCCGTATACTGATCGTCAATCGCAATGCTTGCGAGCTGCTCGGATACAACTCGAAAGAGCTGTGTGAGATGGAGTTTACCAGCCTGCTGTTTAACAAAAGCAAGATGCACGTGTCTGCTTTAGCGGAGGGCCAGTTGAACAGTGAAGATGGGACGGTGATAATCCTGAGCGGAAAAGTGGTCGAGCTGTGCACAAAGTACGACAAAAACGTGGCAGTTTCGCTTTGGGTTAGGCAAATCGACACCGAAGGCCAGAGATGTCTAGCGGTGGCGGAGCCGGTAGAGAGGAGGGTGGCCCAGCTGGTGGTCGATCAAAACGGTTACATTGTATCTGGTGACAATGAAGCGCTGATACTGTTCCAGCTGGATTCGGTGGAGAAATTTGGAGGAATGGATGTAGCGCTGCTGATACCGGCCATTCAACTTCCAGACCCGGACACAAGCCTCATAGCGAAGCATATCAGAAAGCAGAAGGCTACGGGCAAGACGCAGGACGGAGTATCGTTTCCACTGTGTTTACTGATATCCCACCACGAAACTGGCACCGATACGACGGACAGTGGGGTGTCGAATCCAAACGCACTGCTATACCTGATCACAATCTGGGTGTACACAAACCTGTCGGGGCTGCTGGTGATCGATGAGAATTCGGTAATAGAATCGTGCAATCATCACTTTTCTATGCTGATGTTTGGCATCCCACAGAGCAAGACCATTGGGGAGCACATAACGAAGCTGATTCCCAACTTTGGCCAAGAGACCGATTGCTTGACCAGAAGTCGTAACGCAACGCTGTCGTCCCTAGACAACGACGAGTCGGAAACGGAAACTGATCACGTGGAGCTGGAAAACAGCAAGGAAGGATTCCTGTCCGGCGCTCTGAATGACATACGAACATCGCAGTGCGATGCGACCGTCAGTCCTGTGAAGGAGCCGCGCAAGGTTTGCTTAGATTTTACGAACGCCTCGCATCCCGGTAAACGATCATTCAACAGTTCGGTTGCTGTAATGAATACGCTACCAGTGGCAGGGTCGATGGCCGATGGATCACGCATCGATCAGGCACCCGTCGCAAGCGGCAGTGAAAACGCTACAGACGAGCCGGGAAATCAGTTCAGCATTGTGGTAATGTCGGAAAATGCCTACTACGTAGAGGATAATAGCGAGAACAATCGAAATTTTGCAAACGTTTCGAACGCACAAAACAACCATGCCTTAAAG CCGTGCACCACTTCCGCATTTGCGTCGAccccagcagcatcagcagcggcagcagtagtAACAGCTGCTACGGGAgccacaccaccatcaacagcaACTGCAACAGTATCGAGCAATTCATCTGCGCTAGTAGCAGGAGATAAAGAGGTAGTGAATAAGTGTAGCAGTGTCTTAGTATCGGAAGATTATGCAAATTTGCCGGAAAGCGATTTGCTCACGCCAGTCAACGAAAACTCACTATGTATGAATTTATTGAACTCGAAGAATGTGTCCATCAACGAAACCAAAAGCCCACTGTACACTTCGGAAGACATAAATGTGGCACTGCTGAAGGACAGCACACCGGCTAGCGCCCCACCGGTGATGGTAACGCCTCGGTTCATAAAGCCGTACGAGCTTGCCAAGGGGGGAGCAGGATCGCTAGTCACGTCCACGCCGGATCAGCACAAACGTCACTCGGCTGGCGGCATCGCCGACATTATCCGACAGATGGGAAATGCGGGCAAGCGACTGTCGTACGTCGATGGGAAGTATAGAGGAGAAGCGATACATTACGACGGGAATGTGATTGACATAATCTACACGATCTCGAGCCAGATGCTTCCCTGCGGCCGGAAGGTGTACTGCATTTGGATAAGTCGCGATCCAGAATCGTCCTACAACAATCTGGAGGAGGCGAATGTTACGCTTACGTTTAATAGCATTACCAGCACGATTGATAATTCGCTTGGCCAACCGAGCAAGATCGCGAATGCGACAGCGGCGGCCGTTACTGTTAGCCAGAGCAGACCGAACTCCGTGTCGTTGGTGTCGCAATGCGAGGAGGAGCAGGTCTTTGGAGAGTACAACAAACACTACACAACGATTAAGCAGATCGGTAAAGGTGCGTACGGGTACGTGAAGCTTAGCTACCGCAATACCGACCGCCTGTTGGTGATATCGAAGTTCATTCTGAAGGAGAAGCTGTGCTCCAATTTCATGATAACCACGGAGGATAGAAAGGAGATCCCGATGGAGATTTATCTGCTGACGCACGTGAAGCATCCCAACATCGTGACCGTGTTCGACGTGTTTGAAAACGAAAAGTTCTTCCAGCTCGTCATGGAAGTGCACGGTTCGGGGATGGACTTGTTCGAGTTTATCGACCGACGGCCGGCAATGACCGAGAAGCTTGGCTGCTACATTTTCCGTCAAATTGCCAACGCCGTCGATTACCTGCACTCACTGAACATTCTGCATCGCGACATCAAAGACGAAAACATCATCATAGATCAGCATTTCCATGTGAAGCTGATCGACTTCGGGTCGGCCACCTTCATGCAGGAAGGCAAGCTGTTTTCCACCTTCTACGGCACCACGGAGTACTGCAGTCCCGAGGTGTTGGCCGGGAACAAGTACGCCGGACCGGAGCTGGAAATGTGGTCCCTGGGCGTAACGCTGTATGTGCTGATGTTTTTCGAAAATCCCTTCCTGGACATCGAGGAAACGCTAAAGTCGGAACTGATCATACCGCAGGAGATCAGTCCCGAGCTGGAGTACGTGTTGCTGTCCCTGCTGGACAAGAACCCCAAAACGCGCATCACGATGAAGCAACTGATCTGCACGGAGTGGTTGACGCAAGAAATTAACCCAAGCGCATTCAACTTTGCCCACATAGTGCCCTGTGAACCGTACGAAGTGAACCCGGAAAAGTACTTCAACGGCCAGATATACTCGAGTCAAACCGGTCTGTCCACCTCACCGCATAGCTTATCGTTGGTGGATGATGAGGATGAAGGcgacgatgaggaggaggacgagccGCATGCTCACATAGACGATTCGTTTGTTGATCCGGATGAATTGCAGGACGATGACATTTGTCCATTGACGCACGACGACGAAAAGCTGCCAGAAAGATCATACG AACTGTACAGTGGACGCGAAACGCATGCTGCTGGAACGATATTGGCCAAAGGAATTCAGAATCTCTCCCTACAGGAACCTTCGACATGCAACAATCACAGCAGTACAATCGATACCACCGCGGCAGTGTCTGGCGTTATAG ATCTGGCCAAGCAAGCGCGTGGAAAGAAGGGACAGCTACGGGCCGAAATGCAGCAACGGTCCGGACATCATGCGCTGCTGGGCATGGGCACGGATGCACTTACCGCGATCGATCAAGTGCCAACGTCCACCAATCGTACGAAATGCGTTGATGGGATGGTGATGAGCTACGGCGTAAAGCAAACGAAACTGCAGCAATACTACTGTAAAGAGGAGCCGATGCATAATTATGAACAGGTAGTGGCAATGGTGCCTCAGATCAAGCTGGAGGCGGTAGGAAAGGAAGATGAGAACGATCTCTTGATCGACACGGATTATGATAATGATACCTTCGAAGAGGACATCGATGATCGTTAA